The sequence CAAACAGTAAGAAAGCTGAATCCGAAATATCTGCTAATTCATTAAATTAGTATATCGGGTTAAATTTTATTCCATCCCTTCACTGTGTTTGGGGGTTGATTCCATTTAGACATAATGAACCTGATTTACAGGTTCTTCCCAACAATCGAACCAGTATAAAATTGAACATGTTATTCTTGTTAATGGATCACATTGAAAATATGGTGGAATAAAAATAAAAATGAATCTTTGCAAGAAAAATAATTTGTATGGATTCAAAAGAAAACCAATATAATTTGCTTGTAAAAGCATTATTACCATCCGAGATTTTCAATTATTTCGAAATCACTCTAGTTCAATTAAATAAAGAGACTATAGATGTTTACCTGGATGAGTTGAATGTTCCGCCCTCAAAATATGAAGGACAGAAATTACTTTCCAAAGGGTTTCATCCGGCAGTAGACATCCAGGATTTTCCGATTCGTGAACGGGCCGTTTTTTTGCATGTCAGAAGACGTAAATGGCAGGTAGAATCCACGGGCGAGATAGTGAGCAATACATGGGATACAGTAGCACAGGGGACGCGATACACAAAAGGTTTCGCGACTTTTTTAAAAGATGTTTTTGGATACTTACCCAATCAGCAGCAAAAGCCTTGAAAAACATTACCATATCAATGGAGACCAACTGGGTCAACAATACAAAGACCATTTGAGTAATTATCGGCAGTGGGATCAAAGCAGCCATGCTGAAGAATGGCTGCTTTTCCCGGAAAACCTGGGCAGTCAAATGAGTATTGACGAAACCTCACTGTCAAACGGAGAACTGTACACGATTCTGACCAACAAGGCAGCCGGGGGTAAAAAAGGAGTGCTGACGGCAATGATTCGGGGAACCAAAGCCGAAGAGATAATCGCCGTTTTAAAACGGATACCTGAGCGCAAACGGGCCCAAGTCGAAGAAATAACCTTAGACATGGCCGGATCAATGAACCAGATTGTCAAGTGCTGTTTTCCAAAAGCCACCCAGGTAATCGACCGTTTTCATGTTCAAAAGTTGGCCTATGATGCCCTGCAGGAAATGCGCATTGCTCACCGTTGGGAGGCCATCAATGAAGAATCCAATGCCCTTGACAATGCCCGCTGGAACAAACAGGAATATGTCCCCTTTCGTTTTGATAACGGCGATACAAAAAAACAATTACTGGCCCGGAGCCGCTATCTTTTGTTCAAATCGCCGGAAAAATGGAGTGTCGGGCAAAAACAAAGAGCTCACATCCTTTTTGCCCAGTATCCTGACATTCAGAAAGCCTTTTCTCTGACCCATTCATTAAGGCTTATCTTTTCTAAAACAAAAGATAAAGCAGTGGCCTATACCAAACTGGCCAAATGGTATAATGATGTTACTGACTCGGGATTTAAATCCTTCAATACAATCTCGGCAACCATTTACCTGCATTACCCTAATATCTTGAACTTCTTCGATCGCAGAAGCACTAATGCTTCTGCAGAATCATTTAATGCAAAAATCAAAGCTTTCCGTACTGTTCTTCGGGGAGTAAGTGATACCAGGTTCTTTTTATTCCGTTTAACTAAAATCTATGCCTGATTTTTTCTCTCCACATGGTTTTTGAACTGATCCAAGCATTAGGACAAGAAAAAACAGGAAAGCTTTTACTTCAATATTCCCTTCCGGCTATCATTGCAACTGCCGCATCGTCATTGTACAACATCATTGATCGTGTTTTTATCGGACACGGTGTAGGGCCATTGGCCATATCCG comes from Bacteroidota bacterium and encodes:
- a CDS encoding MATE family efflux transporter, whose protein sequence is MVFELIQALGQEKTGKLLLQYSLPAIIATAASSLYNIIDRVFIGHGVGPLAIS
- a CDS encoding transposase → MDTYPISSKSLEKHYHINGDQLGQQYKDHLSNYRQWDQSSHAEEWLLFPENLGSQMSIDETSLSNGELYTILTNKAAGGKKGVLTAMIRGTKAEEIIAVLKRIPERKRAQVEEITLDMAGSMNQIVKCCFPKATQVIDRFHVQKLAYDALQEMRIAHRWEAINEESNALDNARWNKQEYVPFRFDNGDTKKQLLARSRYLLFKSPEKWSVGQKQRAHILFAQYPDIQKAFSLTHSLRLIFSKTKDKAVAYTKLAKWYNDVTDSGFKSFNTISATIYLHYPNILNFFDRRSTNASAESFNAKIKAFRTVLRGVSDTRFFLFRLTKIYA
- a CDS encoding transposase yields the protein MDSKENQYNLLVKALLPSEIFNYFEITLVQLNKETIDVYLDELNVPPSKYEGQKLLSKGFHPAVDIQDFPIRERAVFLHVRRRKWQVESTGEIVSNTWDTVAQGTRYTKGFATFLKDVFGYLPNQQQKP